Proteins from one Oscillospiraceae bacterium genomic window:
- a CDS encoding ABC transporter permease: MKFAQSFKMAFKSILAKKGRAVLTMVSIFIGVAAVIIMVSLQQAQTDYWMEYMRNMGTNRIQVYASMWGGKDFTKQLYDFCLGMTDLVEGVTPSQTLWGTQTRYGAKNMNANLYFGSEQYGVCTNSTVAAGRDLSYMDIEKMNRVCVIGSAVKDKLFDYQNPVGARITINNQSFTVVGVYKQKFDGSEYSEDNIVLVPYSQNRLLARDTRMEQFVVKAKDAAATDKAIDRLKIYLMAMYRDRPYAGYDVYSLNQSIEEGNQQERQNMLMFGGIAAISLLVGGIGIMNIMLVTVTERTREIGVRKAIGAERRSIIAQFLIESSLVSALGGALGVILGILGTLVWIKISQNKIFYPSPFIMLLAFGVSVALGVVFGLYPAAKASRLQPVDALRNE; this comes from the coding sequence ATGAAATTCGCACAGTCATTCAAAATGGCGTTCAAATCCATCCTGGCCAAAAAGGGGCGCGCCGTCTTGACGATGGTGAGCATCTTCATCGGCGTGGCCGCCGTCATCATCATGGTGTCGCTCCAGCAGGCCCAGACCGACTACTGGATGGAATACATGCGCAACATGGGTACCAATCGCATCCAGGTCTACGCCAGCATGTGGGGCGGCAAGGACTTCACAAAACAGCTCTACGACTTCTGCCTCGGCATGACGGACCTCGTCGAAGGCGTGACGCCGAGCCAGACGCTGTGGGGCACTCAGACGCGCTACGGCGCGAAAAATATGAACGCAAACCTCTACTTCGGCTCCGAGCAGTACGGTGTCTGCACAAATTCCACCGTCGCGGCCGGGCGGGATCTCAGTTACATGGACATCGAGAAGATGAACCGGGTGTGTGTCATCGGTTCGGCCGTCAAAGACAAGCTCTTTGACTACCAAAACCCCGTCGGCGCGCGTATCACGATCAACAACCAGAGTTTCACGGTGGTCGGCGTGTACAAGCAGAAGTTCGACGGCTCCGAGTATTCCGAGGACAACATCGTCTTGGTGCCCTACTCGCAGAACCGGCTGCTGGCGCGGGACACGCGCATGGAGCAGTTTGTCGTCAAGGCCAAGGACGCCGCCGCCACCGACAAGGCCATCGACCGGCTCAAGATCTACCTGATGGCGATGTACCGGGACCGCCCCTATGCCGGGTACGACGTTTACAGCCTGAACCAGTCCATCGAGGAGGGCAACCAGCAGGAGCGGCAGAACATGCTGATGTTCGGCGGCATCGCGGCCATTTCGCTGCTGGTCGGCGGTATCGGCATCATGAACATCATGCTTGTCACCGTGACCGAGCGCACCAGGGAGATCGGTGTGCGCAAGGCCATCGGCGCCGAGCGGCGGAGCATCATCGCGCAGTTTCTCATCGAGTCGTCCCTGGTGTCGGCGCTCGGCGGGGCGCTGGGCGTGATCCTGGGCATTCTGGGGACTCTCGTTTGGATCAAGATCAGTCAGAACAAGATCTTTTACCCCTCGCCGTTCATCATGCTGTTGGCCTTCGGCGTCTCTGTGGCCCTCGGTGTTGTCTTCGGTCTATACCCAGCCGCCAAAGCCTCCCGCCTGCAACCCGTAGACGCGCTCCGCAACGAGTGA
- a CDS encoding ABC transporter ATP-binding protein codes for MQAEPLIDVRAVYKIYHEGFENEVRALDGVNLRIGRGEYVAIVGASGSGKSTLMNILGCLDQPTYGDYHLDGLLVSDLPDRKLARIRNREIGFIFQGFNLLNGLTALENVELPLVYQGVRGERRQSMAEEALRRVGLEHRMRHKPGEMSGGQQQRVAIARAIAAKPAILMADEPTGNLDSRTGEHVISILNGLHREGVTILLITHDNNVARVARRRVGIMDGRITRDETEGGGEEATG; via the coding sequence ATGCAGGCTGAACCGCTGATTGACGTCCGGGCGGTCTATAAGATCTACCACGAGGGCTTCGAAAACGAAGTGCGGGCGCTGGACGGCGTCAACTTGCGGATTGGCCGCGGCGAATACGTGGCAATCGTGGGCGCCTCGGGCTCGGGAAAATCCACCCTCATGAACATATTGGGCTGCCTCGACCAACCTACTTACGGCGACTACCATCTGGACGGCCTCCTGGTCTCGGACCTGCCGGACCGGAAGCTCGCCCGCATCCGCAACCGGGAGATCGGCTTCATCTTCCAAGGCTTCAACCTGTTAAACGGCCTCACGGCGCTTGAAAACGTCGAGCTGCCCCTCGTCTACCAGGGTGTGCGCGGCGAGCGGCGGCAGAGCATGGCCGAGGAGGCGCTCCGCCGCGTGGGCCTCGAACATCGCATGCGGCACAAACCGGGCGAGATGTCGGGCGGCCAGCAGCAGCGCGTCGCCATCGCCCGGGCCATCGCCGCCAAGCCCGCCATCCTCATGGCCGACGAACCGACCGGCAACCTCGACTCCCGCACCGGCGAACACGTCATTTCGATCTTAAACGGGCTGCACCGCGAGGGCGTCACCATCCTGCTCATCACGCACGACAACAACGTGGCGCGGGTGGCCCGCCGGCGCGTCGGGATCATGGACGGGCGCATCACGCGGGACGAAACCGAGGGCGGCGGAGAGGAGGCGACAGGATGA
- a CDS encoding DUF5058 family protein encodes MSYFTLAGDTLTYLLVAGGVLYIAALTALFLHRSWRRALHIGYTRAQLRRVVKGALSCTLLPAAAVVIGFFSLAPLLGIPLSWWRLSIVGNTVYELMAAQMSLGATGVAGAAGASAETFVLVMYVMTIGILGGMVCAVLFAPRIQRGTLNLRRHDPHWGALGAGAFVATIFLVMIVPLLLTLSVSLLTLLTSAALSAALRRASRRGRLAWLPEFAPVLCMLAAMASSLLWTALLS; translated from the coding sequence GTGAGTTACTTCACACTCGCCGGGGACACGCTGACCTACTTGCTGGTCGCGGGCGGCGTTTTGTACATCGCCGCCCTCACCGCGCTGTTCCTCCACCGGTCCTGGCGGCGCGCGCTACACATCGGGTATACACGGGCGCAACTCCGGCGCGTCGTCAAAGGCGCGCTCTCGTGTACGCTGCTCCCCGCCGCCGCCGTGGTGATCGGATTTTTCAGTCTGGCCCCGCTGCTGGGCATTCCGCTCTCTTGGTGGCGGCTGTCCATTGTCGGCAATACGGTCTACGAACTGATGGCCGCCCAGATGTCCCTCGGGGCAACCGGGGTCGCCGGGGCGGCCGGGGCGTCGGCAGAGACGTTTGTTCTCGTCATGTATGTCATGACCATCGGGATTCTGGGCGGCATGGTCTGCGCCGTCCTGTTTGCGCCGCGCATCCAGCGGGGCACGCTGAACCTGCGGCGGCATGACCCGCACTGGGGCGCGCTCGGCGCCGGCGCGTTCGTCGCCACAATCTTCCTCGTCATGATTGTCCCGCTCCTGCTCACCCTCTCCGTCTCCCTGTTGACCCTGCTCACCAGCGCGGCGTTGTCTGCGGCGCTGCGCCGCGCCAGCCGGCGCGGCCGGCTCGCCTGGCTTCCGGAGTTCGCGCCCGTTCTCTGCATGCTGGCGGCCATGGCGTCGTCGCTGCTGTGGACCGCGCTTCTGTCGTGA